In one window of Gopherus evgoodei ecotype Sinaloan lineage chromosome 9, rGopEvg1_v1.p, whole genome shotgun sequence DNA:
- the LOC115657304 gene encoding protein FAM122B-like: MAQEKMELDLELPAGSAPAPSDGGSLRRSNSAPLIHGLSDNSQVFQPYVLRTRRNSTTVMNRHSMLLSSSPIRIPSSRLHQIRREEGVDLMNRETAHEREVQTAMQISQSWEESLSLSDNDLDKSEKSSSPKRIDFIPVSPAPSPTRGIGKQCFSPSLQMFVSSNGLPPSPIPSPTRRFSNRRSQSPINCIRPSVLGPIKRKGEMETESQPKRLFQGTTNMLSPDVTHLTDFSSCLSSDILDRSSSSIGSSSDSLAKGSITTESPVTCSNSCSSFILMDDLSPK, encoded by the exons ATGGCTCAAGAGAAAATGGAGCTGGACCTGGAGCTGCCGGCCGGGAGCGCGCCGGCCCCGAGCGACGGGGGGAGCTTGAGGAGATCGAACAGTGCCCCCCTCATCCACGGGCTGAG TGATAATTCGCAGGTTTTTCAGCCTTATGTGTTGCGAACCCGCAGGAACAGTACAACGGTTATGAACCGTCACAGTATG TTGCTGTCATCATCTCCAATTCGAATTCCTAGCAGCAGACTTCATCAAATCAGAAGG GAGGAAGGAGTGGATTTAATGAACAGAGAAACAGCACATGAAAG GGAAGTGCAAACAGCAATGCAGATAAGCCAGTCATGGGAGGAAAGCTTGAGTCTG AGTGACAATGACTTGGACAAGTCCGAGAAATCTTCCTCTCCaaagagaatagacttcatcccAGTTTCCCCAGCACCTTCACCTACCCGAGGAATAGGGAAG CAATGTTTTTCTCCATCCTTACAAATGTTTGTGAGTAGTAATGGATTACCTCCAAGTCCTATTCCTAGTCCAACAAGGCGATTCTCAAA CAGGAGGAGTCAGAGTCCAATCAACTGTATCAGGCCGAGTGTTCTTGGTCCCATTAAAAGGAAAG GTGAAATGGAAACTGAAAGCCAGCCAAAGAGACTTTTCCAAGGAACTACCAACATGCTTTCTCCTGATGTTACACATCTGACAGATTTCAGTTCATG TTTGTCTTCAGATATTCTTGATAGGAGTAGCAGCAGTATTGGTTCTTCCTCTGATTCACTGGCTAAAGGTAGCATTACCACAGAATCTCCAGTAACATGTTCAAACTCATGCTCTTCATTCATTTTGATGGATGATCTCTCACCTAAGTGA